A genomic region of Pyrus communis chromosome 14, drPyrComm1.1, whole genome shotgun sequence contains the following coding sequences:
- the LOC137715524 gene encoding BTB/POZ domain-containing protein At3g44820-like yields MAPPGKVSEFCREGNDWFCKVRLPSDITVMVDGVNFHLHKFPLISKCGKISHMYESKSTCRSIFTAVLEELPGGPDMFLIAAKFCYGMRVELTPRNVVMVYCAADYLEMTDEHGEGNLLSKSESFFHKNVLHNWKDSILALQSCEPVIQWAEKLHIVNKCVNAISVMVCTDPSLFGWPMMMYGSLQSPGGSILWNGINTGARIRSSESDWWFEDISYLSVSLFERLIKTMETRGIRPENLVGSVMHYARKYLPGLGRWQGGRHGIPRTVTSFSLTPIALDQKVVLESIEKLLPRKKGKSFCRFLLGLLRVALILGVSQTCKHALERRIGMQLELATLDSLLIPTYSNADTLYDTDCVERIIHHFVSSESKFTPLSPSSVNMETSPLSRPLQKVAKLVDSYIAEVASDVTLKPGKIRSLAEALPESSRTLYDGLYRSLDIYFKAHPWLTDKEKEDLCSIIDFQKLSIDACSHASQNERFPLRVVLQVLFFEQMHLRTALAGCLHGLETHSGPAGPTTVPGDMTGQIIQRDGWVTMVRENRVLKVDMEKMRSRVGELEEEFSQIKQEMKKVSKSHSSLSSPRMVGRRIGCSLLSRPSDAKPDTIQSTQPSPRSSVEQGRPSTLHIRHRKSSSLF; encoded by the exons ATGGCTCCACCTGGGAAGGTTTCTGAGTTTTGCAGAGAAGGCAATGACtg GTTTTGCAAAGTGCGATTGCCGAGTGATATAACTGTCATGGTGGACGGCGTGAACTTCCACCTTCACAAG TTTCCTCTCATATCAAAATGTGGGAAGATATCACATATGTATGAGTCCAAAAGCACATGCAGGAGCATTTTCACTGCAGTTCTGGAGGAACTTCCTGGTGGCCCTGACATGTTCCTGATTGCAGCTAAATTCTGCTATGGTATGCGAGTGGAATTGACTCCAAGAAATGTAGTGATGGTGTACTGTGCAGCGGACTACCTTGAAATGACAGATGAGCATGGAGAAGGAAACTTGCTCTCAAAGTCGGAGAGTTTCTTCCATAAGAATGTACTTCACAACTGGAAAGACTCTATCTTGGCTCTTCAAAGTTGCGAGCCTGTTATCCAGTGGGCAGAAAAGCTTCACATAGTAAACAAGTGTGTAAATGCTATATCAGTGATGGTTTGTACAGATCCTAGTTTGTTTGGATGGCCTATGATGATGTATGGTAGCTTACAGAGTCCTGGTGGAAGCATCCTATGGAACGGAATTAACACCGGAGCGAGAATTCGAAGCTCTGAGTCTGACTGGTGGTTTGAAGACATCTCATACCTCAGTGTGAGTTTATTTGAGAGGCTTATCAAGACAATGGAAACAAGGGGTATTAGACCTGAAAACCTAGTGGGTTCTGTAATGCACTATGCCAGAAAGTACCTACCTGGCCTAGGACGATGGCAGGGTGGACGACATGGTATACCCAGAACAGTTACAAGTTTCAGTTTGACACCCATTGCCCTTGATCAAAAGGTAGTTTTAGAAAGCATTGAAAAACTTCTTCCCCGAAAGAAGGGGAAATCGTTTTGCCGTTTTCTACTTGGTCTTCTTCGCGTTGCATTAATATTGGGTGTCAGTCAAACCTGCAAGCATGCTTTGGAGAGGAGAATAGGGATGCAGCTGGAATTGGCAACCCTAGATAGTCTTCTAATTCCTACTTATTCAAATGCTGACACATTGTACGATACTGACTGTGTTGAACGGATAATCCATCATTTTGTGTCGTCAGAATCAAAGTTTACACCACTTTCTCCATCATCTGTCAACATGGAAACATCACCTTTGTCAAGACCTTTACAGAAAGTTGCGAAGTTGGTAGATAGCTATATTGCGGAGGTTGCTTCAGATGTGACTTTAAAACCAGGAAAGATACGCTCTCTTGCGGAGGCCCTCCCAGAATCTTCAAGAACTTTATATGATGGGCTGTATAGGTCGCTGGATATATACTTCAAGGCACACCCTTGGCTCACAGATAAAGAGAAGGAAGATCTCTGCAGCATCATCGACTTCCAGAAGCTATCTATTGATGCCTGTTCCCATGCGTCCCAAAATGAAAGGTTTCCACtcagagttgttcttcaagtaCTGTTCTTTGAGCAGATGCATTTGAGAACGGCTCTAGCTGGTTGTCTTCATGGCTTGGAAACTCATAGTGGCCCTGCAGGTCCTACGACTGTCCCAGGTGACATGACTGGCCAGATCATACAGAGGGATGGGTGGGTGACTATGGTGCGTGAGAACCGGGTTCTAAAGGTGGATATGGAAAAGATGAGATCTAGAGTCGGTGAACTCGAAGAAGAGTTCAGTCAAATAAAGCAAGAGATGAAAAAGGTGAGCAAATCACACAGCTCCCTCAGTTCTCCTCGTATGGTTGGCAGGAGAATTGGGTGCAGTCTTCTTTCGCGACCATCTGATGCTAAACCAGATACTATTCAAAGTACGCAGCCCTCCCCAAGATCATCAGTTGAGCAGGGACGCCCTTCGACCTTGCATATTAGACACAGAAAAAGTTCCTCATTGTTTTGA